ATCTCAAAATGATATCTGTGAAGCATATCTATATCACACATGGCAGCATCTGATGCATTTCTGATTTGGATCATTCCATCTGGTGCAAAATGTGTCATAAAAAGCGAACCCAATCCAGTTGTGATTACCTTGCCGTCAAAGATTTTGTCCAATGCCTCTCTAGTGCGATGTCCTAGATTGCCAATTTTAGAATAAACTGAACTGTTTTTTTTAAGAAATGAAAGCATTGCACTGCCCGATGTCATTGTGATTGGGTTTGCAGAAAATGTTCCACCTCCGATATAAGAGCGGTCAAGTTTTTTGTGCAATTGCGTATTTGATATTTCCATTATCTCTTCTTTTCCACAAATTACTCCAATTGGAAATCCGCCGCCTACAATTTTTCCTAGTGTTACTATATCAGGATCAAGATTCATTGTTTTGTAATGACACCCAAATGAAAATCTAAAACCAGTAACAATTTCATCAAGCAAAAACAATGCATTATTTTTGTGCACAAACTCTTGAATCCCTAAAAGATATTCTTTTGTTGCAGGGATGCATCCACCGCCCCCAAGCACAGGCTCTATAATTACTCCGGCAAGATCATTTTTTACATGATTTAAAATTTCAAGAGATCTTTCCAAGTCATTGTATGGAATTGAAACAATGTTCTCCTCATTGACTAGTCCTGCGCTTTCAGTCTCGTCAAACGGATAGTTGACTGATTTTAAAAGATCCGAAGTGTACCCATGCCAGCCGCCATCAATTTTTGCAATTATTTTTTTCCCAGTTGAAGAACGAGCAATCCTTACTGCATACATTGTTGCCTCTGTACCAGTAGAGACATAGCGAATCTTTTCTGCAACAGGTACTGCCTTTTGAATTATTTCTGAAAATGATACTGTCATCGCATTTACCGTTCCATGCATCCAACAGGATGGCAACTGTTTTTTTACCAAACTTGCAACTTGGGGAGCTGCATGACCCAAGATCAAGCTCCAGTGACCCATCCAATAATCGGTGTACCTGTTTCCATCTACATCGTAGAGATTTTTTCCTTTTGCTGATTTTGTTACAAAAGGATAAGGCTCAAAGAATCTGATATTGTGTGATACTCCGTTTACATGAAATTTCTTGGACTTTGCAAAAAGCAGTC
The window above is part of the Nitrosopumilaceae archaeon genome. Proteins encoded here:
- a CDS encoding aminotransferase class III-fold pyridoxal phosphate-dependent enzyme, which gives rise to MLNALEIYKKKTKKSRLLFAKSKKFHVNGVSHNIRFFEPYPFVTKSAKGKNLYDVDGNRYTDYWMGHWSLILGHAAPQVASLVKKQLPSCWMHGTVNAMTVSFSEIIQKAVPVAEKIRYVSTGTEATMYAVRIARSSTGKKIIAKIDGGWHGYTSDLLKSVNYPFDETESAGLVNEENIVSIPYNDLERSLEILNHVKNDLAGVIIEPVLGGGGCIPATKEYLLGIQEFVHKNNALFLLDEIVTGFRFSFGCHYKTMNLDPDIVTLGKIVGGGFPIGVICGKEEIMEISNTQLHKKLDRSYIGGGTFSANPITMTSGSAMLSFLKKNSSVYSKIGNLGHRTREALDKIFDGKVITTGLGSLFMTHFAPDGMIQIRNASDAAMCDIDMLHRYHFEMIAKDGIFFLPGKLGAFSFSHSHSDVKDLIDASNRFSARI